In Engraulis encrasicolus isolate BLACKSEA-1 chromosome 2, IST_EnEncr_1.0, whole genome shotgun sequence, the sequence GCATTGGGCCAACTTCATTaaacttcaagttcaagtttcaactttattgtctccAAAAGGAACCTAAATGTGTAACAAGACAACAGATGGCACAGGACAGAGCATTGAGTGCAAGGTTAAAAATGACCATCAATAGGgttataaagtaaagtaaaaaacaTAAGAGACAAAAGACAAACCGTCACACCATTAAATGCCATAATTAAAACACCAGGGATCAAGCCAAGTAATCAATGAGGATCTGAATTCAATAGAGAGATGGCAATACTATGGACAAATGAAAAGCTAAATCTGTTGGTTTTGAAAGAGGGGAACCTGAAGCTGAACCAGATGGAGGATGATGGAATTCAGAGGGTGGCACTGACTGATAAAATAGACTCAGCCTTCCTCAATCCTCAGGGTGGctttcttgtaggcctacaggtcagtGACTGTAGGCTAATTGCTGTAGTCGCCAAGTaggtaaatgtaatgatgttTTGAGGTTCATTACATTGCGTTTTTGCGGTTGcgcagtacaaacaaacaaacatgtgacATGGGAAATAAACTGCCTACGCCTTTAAATCGTTCATTCATATTGCGCGTTGCGCATTTATTTGCTGTTTTGCTCACGCCCAATAGTATCATGCTGGTGAAGTCAAGCGAAATCTCAAGTCCTCGTAAAGTACACATACTATAATATTCGAAATGTTATTGTAgacttgtgaaaaaaaaaatcctcgtCGTAATTATTCGTGGGAACTTGCTGGGGAAGATTCCTTTCCGATGTCACACGTTTACTTAATATTGTTTAGGTAAGGATAAGTTACGGGCTAAGCTCAAGTTTGGCAGGGCAAATGACAGGGCAGTGGCTGGCGTTGACAGGGGTATTCATAAACTCTTTGTGTACGCGATGTAAACAAATAGTGTGCGCGCTCAACTCCTCGTGCGGGTATGTGGACATGGACATTACTTCCTGTCTTGCTGACAGTGACGGGCATCGTGGGAACCTGGATAGTGTGAGtattgctgtgtgctgtgctgcttgcctgtgtgtgtgtgtgtgtgtgtgtgtgtgtgtccgtgcgtgtgtgtgtgtgtgtgtccgtgcgtgtgtgtgtaatggtactgtatatcgtcaccttcttaaaataatcgcctaagtcattttttggtcaagttcacgttttcgcctaactcatgtcctccccgattctgagggagtttttgtgttccctgacaaacctggaaaaaaatgacttaggcgattattttaagaaggtgacgatatgtatgtttgtgtacagtgcacagcaataatgaaaagtaacattttgaacaatattcaataagcacacaagttatttccaaaatgggcATAGTGTAAGTGtattacaagatacaagatacaagatattttatttgtcatgtgtatatatatgaaacatatatatacaatgaaaagcttccctgctctgggagtcccaaaaaaaggttaaaaagaatgtttaaaaagaatgttaaaaaagaaaaatatatatttaaaaagttgaaaaaaaggcaggttggagaaaggggagatgtgatgagtggatttcttcctatgttggtgattttgtattcaacagtctgatacattgagggaagaagctgtccctgaatcggctggtgtgagcacgtaagcacctgtatctccgggcagatggtagaagggtgaagtgtgtgtagctggggtggtatggatcagctatgattcgtttggccctcctcagacaccgctggttgtaaagatcctggatgttaggTAGATCTGTTTGGATTGtcctttgagcagatttgatgactcgttggaggtctctcctatcttgggcagtggtgttaccataccaggctgtgaaattaccagttaaaatgctttctattgtacagcgatagaagttggccagtatcctactctccattccatatctgtgcagccgtctcagaaaaaacagtcgctgtctagccgtcttagtgatgcaattgatgtgatgagaccagctgagatcctccttgatgttgactcctaggaatttatagctcttaaccctctccactgcagtatcagcgatgtaaattggctggtgtggctggtgttgtatcctccggaaatccacaatcaactcctttgttttgctgacattcaggagtagattgttatccacacaccaggttgacaatgccgccacctcagccctgtaggccgactcatctccatttgtgatgcagccgattaccgtagtgtcgtcggcaaacttaatgatggtattggaattgtgaGTGGCTGTGCAGTCATGCgtgaaaagggaatagagtagggggctgagcacacatccctggggcgcgccggtgctgaggcagagtgtggaggaggtgaacttgcccagtcgcactgcttgaggcctatcggtgagaaagtttagaatccagctgcagagtgagggattaaggtttagagattgcaactttaacactagtttggatggaataattgtgttgaaggcagagctgtagtcgataaagagcaacctcacataggtgttactgtgatcaagatgagtaagagcggtgtttagtgcaagggcaatggcgtcatcagttgatctgtttgacctataggcgaactgaagtgggtcaagtgcagcaggaatagatgatgtgatatgcattttgataagcctctcaaagcacttcatggctACAGATGTAAGAGCTACTGGTCGGTAATCATTCAGACAACTCACTGTAGATTTTTTAGGGACTGGGATGATGGTAGTCCTCTTGAAGCATGCAGGGACAACAGACTGCTGTAGTGAGAGGTTAAAAATATCTGTGAAGACATCAGCTAATTCAGATGCGCAGGCTTTAAGCACACGACCTGGGATGTTGTCAGGTCCAGGAGCCTTGTGAACATTCACTTTCTTGAACGATGTGTAAACTAATTAAAATCTGTATTTTATCTGTATTGTATCTGTAAACTAATTACGATCTGTAAAACTAATATTAATACACCACCTGTCAATCTTACAACAAAAAGTAAGGCAATAGTACCTATAACTGAATTCACATATTTttccattgttgtgaaattatgctggtgcaaaagtgagtaggcctacaccccTAGGTTAAACtccagagaggatcatgatctccTTCAGTTGTtgcggtaggcctacatgtcacacAGCTCCGAACCATGTCATTCCCACCATGCTTGAATTTAAGTATGGGAcgctttttttttaatacaaatcactttttaccacaACAACATGTtttacaccatctaaagcaaaattgtttatcttggtgtcaccagatcacaggacatggttccagtaacccatatcattagtttgtttgtctctgatgttaccatgataaacaaattagtTTTAGATGATGTCAAGCATGTGTTGTGATAAGTGATTTgcacaaagaaaagtgtcccatgcttAAAGTGAAGCATGGTAATGGGagtgacatggtttggggctgtgtggatgccatcaacaCCAGGAAGTTGAATTTCCTCAAAAGAAACGTGCTTGATGTAGCCTACTGtggctactgaagcagatcatgatcctctctatgggagtttaacatagaggtgtactcactttagcaccagcataatttcacacaaaaaatgaaaaaaatatgtaatttaagtTATACTATTGGCCTTGTTTTTCTGTTGTAAGATTGGCAGCTGTTGGCTTGAACGTACACTGTGCACAtgttggaaataacttgtgtgcttattgaaatattgttcaaaatgcatgcatgcatttacaATAGTTCTATGACCTGCATCTGTAACTCTTCACAACTTCTAATCACTCAAAAATATGTAGTCTGCTATTTCTATTTTACTTAGCCTATTGGTTTTACCATCTCTAAGCTGTATATTTTAATGCCACAACTGTAGGAGGCCTATGAGTTTCctattttacatttatttgtttatttcgggtttttttttttttttttttttttttacagatgtgCTGTTTCACTGTCCAATGATTCTGTCAATGTGACTGTAAAATTTCCTTTCATCAGGTGAGAATATATTGACATACCTGCATGTCTTAGCCCACACATTTCAacgttttatttgtttgtttgtttgttgtcaagtATTTGACTGGTTTTGCACTGCGTATGACTATAGCATGTATTTGAGCACAACTGCCACTCTACATATTGTCTCTTCTTTGGACCATTCTCAGGCTAAttcctagagatggttgtgtgtggaaAATCCCTgtagatcagcagtttctgaaatagTCAGACGTCCTGACACAGCACACACTTCCCCGTTGTAACCTCAAATAGTTGTCCTTACCACCTCACTCATGCATGCCTAAATGCATTTGGCTTTTAACTCTAATGTGATTCATACAGTAACTAGCTGTAATTGTAATTAGTATGTAATGAAATTGCCTGTGCAATTGGTTGATTTGTGTTATCAAGCAATTAATATGTAGCATAGTGGCGAGTGTACAACACAGGACAATAACTGTCCTCTGAGGTCAATTACTGACATGTTCAAGTTTCATGGCAaaccctgtctcacacacactacatgatTTCTCAGATACACTCTGTATGTTTTCTCACCACTGAAACCCAAAACATCCCGAGTGAGTTTGCAGCAGTAGTCTATATTATGATATTGTGTAAATGCATGATGACGATTCAAATAGTGGAGCTATTATACTACATTAAGTGAGATGCTTGAGATTGTTGAGCCAGTTGAGTGGCAATGTTTGTTTACGTATGTATCCGTGGAAACTTGCTGCTAGTATTGTGTCTTGCTAAAGCAGTAGTGTACATTATGCAGACTCAGTCACCTAGTCATCACAACAGCCTTGTGCTAGTATTGCCATCTCAGTAATATTAAATGAAATGTCAAAATACCAGGCCTGTAATAgtcatgacattttatatccgagcatctcactgtgtgtgtgtgtgtgtgtgtgtgtgtgtgtgtgtgtgtgtgtgtgtgtgtgtgtgtgtgtgtgtgtgtgtgtgtgtgtgtgtgtgtgtgtgtgtgtgtgaatgaaaatgTAAATGAAATGTCAAAATACCAGGCCTGTATAGTCATGAAATGTTATATCCGAgcatctcactgtgtgtgtgtgtgtgtgtgtgtgtgtgtgtgtgtgtgtgtgtgtgtgtgtgtgtgtgtgtgtgtgtgtgtgtgtgtgtgtgtgtgtgtgtgtgtgtgtggtttttgtcacCAGTCAGTGTGCGGTCCGTCAGCCTGAGAGTTCTCTATTCTGCGTCTTCTGTAATGTGTGGACCTTTCTGAGTGAGTATGTTGACAACGAGGCACTGTCCATCTTATCTTTAATTATGACTAATTATGAATTATGACTGCTCTTTCTGGGATGAATAGTCACATTGATAGCATAATCGAAATCTGTTAAGTGCTACAAATGCTTTACCAATTTGGACTTGATTATGTGGTGAATATGaagtaggtcagtggttctcaaactttttgtgtgaagtaccacccgagaaaatattgagctctccgagtactaccttgacaaccaacattagaatatcgcagcaaagtcctttcatattcacttttgccagtcaatacaggagaggttcataacggcatcaacagctacggtcacgtttcttgcttgcctagtagtattattatgcattatgttttcagattcatacagttcaatattacaagatgtgagaccaaagagacattttcgactgaaacaacttgatcagccttcaaatcaatgcacaaaaaatgaattcttctaagtaccaccagagatatCTGAAGTACCAtcagtggtacgtgtaccacagtttgagcaccactgaagtaggtgattctggtgtgtgtgaggtgtgaagTGTGTGAGGTCAGTGAGTGAGGTAGTCTCCTCTGTCTACtttgtgggtacgtgtgtgtgtgtgtgtgtgtgtgtgtgtgtgtgtgtgtgtgtgtgtgtgtgtgtgtgtgtgtgtgtgtgtgtgtgtgtgtgtgtgtgtgtgtgtgtgtgtgtgtatttgtcctcagttgtgtgggtggtggtgattCGCTATCAGTTGGTCAGGGAGCTGAGTGACAGCTGTTGCCGCGGTAACCTGTCCGGCCTGGTGCTCGGCCTCCTCGCTGCAGCTGGAGTTACTCTGCTCGGAAGCTTCCCGGTAACCTGGCAACCTGTccagctttctgtctgtctgtctgtctatctgctgatctgtctctctgtctaccagTCTGGATGGCTGTCTGTCTATTGGAGTTACTCTGCTTGGAAGATTCCCGGTAACCTGgcaacctgtctgtctctctgcctgtctgtctgcctgcctgtctgcctgcccgtctgtcttTTTGAGTCACTCTGCTAGGAAGCTTTCCGGTAACCAGActagctgtgtgtctgtctgttggtctggctgtctgtctagctgtctgcCTGTTGGAGTCACTCTGTTTGAAAGCTTCCCGGTAACCTGGGtagctgtctacctgtctgtctgtctgtctgtctgtctgtctgtctgttggagtCACTCTGCAAGGAAGCGTCCCGGAAACGCAggtttctttgtgtctgtctgtctagctgtctgtctgttggaGTCACTGTGCTAGGAAGCTTCCTggtaacctgtctgtctgtctgcctgcctatcttcCCATTTACCGTAACTgcatctgtgtatttgtgtgtctgtctgtgtgcatgtctgtctacaCAGGGATCACCTTCCTGGTACTGCTGGTACTGagggcctgtctgcctgcctaactCAATTGAATcgatacaataaaaataaatgttaacaaaaataaaggttctctttatttcactgtcactctctctcttctgatacacactacacactctttattctgtctctctttctctttctctctctctctctctctctctctctctctctctctctctctctctctctctctctctctctctctctctctctctctctctctctctctcctgtagatGAGGGTATTTTTCCTGATGCACCTGCTGGGGGCATACCTAGCCTTCTTTGTGGGTGTGGCATTCTTCTGGGTGCAGCTGTGGTTGACCTATCAGGCGGAGCCGTCCCATGACAGGTGCTGGACCGGGCCACTGCGCGCCTCCCTCTGCAGCCTCTGCACCTCCTGCCTTCTAGGCAGTATCCTTACGCCAGCCCCTGTTGCAGTCCTGAAAGGGGTCCCTCAGTACGCTTTCATATAGaatgctgtatactgtataccgTAGGTAACCTGCTTTGTGTTCTTTAACCTCAATACTTGCTCCAGTGTTGGTGTCGAAGGCCCTAGTTGGTCTGTggtgtagaacagtgtttcccaacctttttttgtcttgtgtacccccaaacCATTTCGTTGTGCCTTGAGTACCCCCTATGTCAGGTTctgtatcgctttctccatcccaatgtaactaagctccatatatttgttaaaattgtaTTTTTCCaactaccccctgcagtgtgctcgcgtacccctagtggtacacatacccctggttgggaaacactggtgtagaatgCGGTTGTTTATCCTGTATAGGTAACGTACTACTGTGTGCTCCTTAACCTCTGTGCTCCAGTGTTCGTACTGAAGGCTGTGGGCCTCAGGGATCTGGCGGCCATGAGTGAATGGGCCAtggtcttcctcttcttcctcctcttcggaACCTTTGCCATCGAGTTCCGCCACATCCACCGTTGCCATGCAACCGTGCTGATGCAGGGCGGTTCTGTGGGAGGCAGTGATGATGTGGCCGTGGGGTGGCGTCCAGTGGTGTAGGAGACGCTATGTTGTCAGAGTTGCTGTTTTATATTTTTGTATCTTATCTGTGTCACATGGAAAAACTACCTAAATAATTGTTAATGTCTTTATAGGTGACACATTGTAAAGTGCAGCTTGACATTACATGATATGATGTGTGTTAACACTGTATGCTGACACCCAGATTAGTTTGAGTACAGTCTGCATAGCATGTGCTAAAAATATGAAACATCGATGGACTTTCAGGATGTTGCATAATGCCTCAATGCTTTGTGGAACATGTTTACGTTCTTGTGTCATGTGACTACACAGTCTGCCCACTAGGTGGCAGGCAAAGTTCACTGCAGCCAGAGCCCTTGATGACTACAGCCAGACATGGCTCTGACTGCAGCTCttgtattgactgttgactgactGCTGGCTGGACAAATAGCCTAACACAGCCCACTATTGTGTGTTGtttaacagaaaaaaacagtgtaTCTGCCTCACCACAGTGTGACCCTGACTGTCCTAACCTACTGTTACCTGTTCAGTTAACACCAATACACACTTTCATGCTC encodes:
- the LOC134459971 gene encoding modulator of macroautophagy TMEM150B-like isoform X2 — its product is MWTWTLLPVLLTVTGIVGTWIVQCAVRQPESSLFCVFCNVWTFLIVWVVVIRYQLVRELSDSCCRGNLSGLVLGLLAAAGVTLLGSFPMRVFFLMHLLGAYLAFFVGVAFFWVQLWLTYQAEPSHDRCWTGPLRASLCSLCTSCLLGMFVLKAVGLRDLAAMSEWAMVFLFFLLFGTFAIEFRHIHRCHATVLMQGGSVGGSDDVAVGWRPVV
- the LOC134459971 gene encoding modulator of macroautophagy TMEM150B-like isoform X1: MWTWTLLPVLLTVTGIVGTWIVCAVSLSNDSVNVTVKFPFISQCAVRQPESSLFCVFCNVWTFLIVWVVVIRYQLVRELSDSCCRGNLSGLVLGLLAAAGVTLLGSFPMRVFFLMHLLGAYLAFFVGVAFFWVQLWLTYQAEPSHDRCWTGPLRASLCSLCTSCLLGMFVLKAVGLRDLAAMSEWAMVFLFFLLFGTFAIEFRHIHRCHATVLMQGGSVGGSDDVAVGWRPVV